A section of the Equus caballus isolate H_3958 breed thoroughbred chromosome 21, TB-T2T, whole genome shotgun sequence genome encodes:
- the NR2C2AP gene encoding nuclear receptor 2C2-associated protein isoform X1 translates to MPCGAQMTHSLVCPDTVSRVSSVLNRNTRQFGKKHLFDQDEETCWNSDQGPSQWVILEFPQRVCVSQLQIQFQGGFSSRRGCLEGSQGSEALGKIVDFYPEDNNSLQTFPVPAADVDRLKVTFEDATDFFGRVVIYHLRVLGEKDRQKVGHGLTEGCGGTGQPAASPWGRTGASQPWNLDGGSTRTGKHTPLPEHSWEDRGPHPRNLNFP, encoded by the exons ATGCCCTGTGGAGCCCAGATGACCCACTCTTTGGTTTGTCCAGACACAGTGAGTAG GGTGAGTTCTGTGCTGAATCGCAACACGAGGCAGTTTGGAAAGAAGCACCTGTTCGACCAGGATGAGGAGACGTGCTGGAACTCGGACCAG GGCCCCTCCCAGTGGGTGATACTGGAGTTTCCCCAGCGCGTCTGTGTCTCCCAGCTGCAGATCCAGTTCCAGGGGGGCTTCTCCAGTCGCCGGGGCTGCCTGGAAG GTTCCCAGGGGAGTGAGGCTCTTGGCAAGATTGTGGACTTCTACCCGGAGGACAACAACTCACTTCAG ACCTTCCCTGTGCCAGCTGCTGACGTAGACCGGCTGAAGGTGACGTTTGAGGACGCCACTGACTTTTTTGGCCGTGTGGTCATCTACCACCTGCGGGTGCTGGGGGAGAAG GACAGGCAGAAGGTGGGCCATGGACTGACTGAGGGCTGCGGAGGCACAGGCCAACCTGCAGCCTCCCCTTGGGGGCGAACTGGAGCCTCCCAGCCCTGGAATCTGGATGGAGGATCCACTCGCACTGGGAAACACACGCCACTCCCAGAGCACAGCTGGGAAGACAGAGGCCCCCATCCCAGAAACCTCAACTTCCCCTAA
- the NR2C2AP gene encoding nuclear receptor 2C2-associated protein isoform X3, translating into MPCGAQMTHSLVCPDTVSRVSSVLNRNTRQFGKKHLFDQDEETCWNSDQVPRGVRLLARLWTSTRRTTTHFSFPVPAADVDRLKVTFEDATDFFGRVVIYHLRVLGEKDRQKVGHGLTEGCGGTGQPAASPWGRTGASQPWNLDGGSTRTGKHTPLPEHSWEDRGPHPRNLNFP; encoded by the exons ATGCCCTGTGGAGCCCAGATGACCCACTCTTTGGTTTGTCCAGACACAGTGAGTAG GGTGAGTTCTGTGCTGAATCGCAACACGAGGCAGTTTGGAAAGAAGCACCTGTTCGACCAGGATGAGGAGACGTGCTGGAACTCGGACCAG GTTCCCAGGGGAGTGAGGCTCTTGGCAAGATTGTGGACTTCTACCCGGAGGACAACAACTCACTTCAG CTTCCCTGTGCCAGCTGCTGACGTAGACCGGCTGAAGGTGACGTTTGAGGACGCCACTGACTTTTTTGGCCGTGTGGTCATCTACCACCTGCGGGTGCTGGGGGAGAAG GACAGGCAGAAGGTGGGCCATGGACTGACTGAGGGCTGCGGAGGCACAGGCCAACCTGCAGCCTCCCCTTGGGGGCGAACTGGAGCCTCCCAGCCCTGGAATCTGGATGGAGGATCCACTCGCACTGGGAAACACACGCCACTCCCAGAGCACAGCTGGGAAGACAGAGGCCCCCATCCCAGAAACCTCAACTTCCCCTAA
- the NR2C2AP gene encoding nuclear receptor 2C2-associated protein isoform X2, whose amino-acid sequence MPCGAQMTHSLVCPDTVSRVSSVLNRNTRQFGKKHLFDQDEETCWNSDQLQIQFQGGFSSRRGCLEGSQGSEALGKIVDFYPEDNNSLQTFPVPAADVDRLKVTFEDATDFFGRVVIYHLRVLGEKDRQKVGHGLTEGCGGTGQPAASPWGRTGASQPWNLDGGSTRTGKHTPLPEHSWEDRGPHPRNLNFP is encoded by the exons ATGCCCTGTGGAGCCCAGATGACCCACTCTTTGGTTTGTCCAGACACAGTGAGTAG GGTGAGTTCTGTGCTGAATCGCAACACGAGGCAGTTTGGAAAGAAGCACCTGTTCGACCAGGATGAGGAGACGTGCTGGAACTCGGACCAG CTGCAGATCCAGTTCCAGGGGGGCTTCTCCAGTCGCCGGGGCTGCCTGGAAG GTTCCCAGGGGAGTGAGGCTCTTGGCAAGATTGTGGACTTCTACCCGGAGGACAACAACTCACTTCAG ACCTTCCCTGTGCCAGCTGCTGACGTAGACCGGCTGAAGGTGACGTTTGAGGACGCCACTGACTTTTTTGGCCGTGTGGTCATCTACCACCTGCGGGTGCTGGGGGAGAAG GACAGGCAGAAGGTGGGCCATGGACTGACTGAGGGCTGCGGAGGCACAGGCCAACCTGCAGCCTCCCCTTGGGGGCGAACTGGAGCCTCCCAGCCCTGGAATCTGGATGGAGGATCCACTCGCACTGGGAAACACACGCCACTCCCAGAGCACAGCTGGGAAGACAGAGGCCCCCATCCCAGAAACCTCAACTTCCCCTAA